In one Cervus canadensis isolate Bull #8, Minnesota chromosome 22, ASM1932006v1, whole genome shotgun sequence genomic region, the following are encoded:
- the CCR2 gene encoding C-C chemokine receptor type 2 isoform X2, giving the protein MDGNDTFSHNVLPTSHSLFTTNVKGSDEEPTTSYDYDYSEPCRKTSVGQIEAQLLPPLYSLVFIFGFVGNLLVVLILINCKKLKSMTDIYLLNLAISDLLFLLTIPFWAHYAADQWVFGDVMCKFFTGLYHIGYFGGIFFIILLTIDRYLAIVHAVFALKARTVTFGVVTSGVTWVVAVFASLPGIIFIKSLEEHSGYACAPYFPLGWKNFHTVMRSILGLVLPLLVMIVCYSGILKTLLRCRNEKKKHKAVRLIFVIMIVYFLFWAPYNIVLLLSTFQEFFGLSNCKSSSQLDQAMQVTETLGLTHCCINPIIYAFVGEKFRSLYHSSACGIAPPQKPVCRGPGE; this is encoded by the exons ATGGACGGCAATGATACGTTCAGCCACAATGTGCTTCccacatctcattctctgtttacAACAAATGTCAAGGGGAGTGATGAAGAACCCACCACCAGTTATGACTATGATTACAGTGAACCCTGCCGAAAGACCAGCGTGGGACAAATCGAAGCACAGCTCCTGCCCCCACTCTACTCTCTGGTGTTCATCTTTGGTTTTGTGGGCAACTTGCTGGTTGTCCTCATCCTAATCAACTGCAAAAAGCTGAAGAGCATGACTGACATCTACCTGCTTAACTTGGCCATCTCTGACCTACTGTTCCTCCTCACCATCCCATTCTGGGCTCACTATGCTGCAGACCAGTGGGTCTTTGGGGATGTAATGTGCAAATTTTTCACAGGGCTGTATCACATTGGTTATTTTGGTGGAATCTTCTTCATCATCCTCTTGACAATCGATAGGTACCTGGCTATCGTCCATGCTGTGTTTGCTTTAAAAGCCAGAACAGTCACCTTTGGGGTGGTGACAAGTGGGGTCACCTGGGTGGTGGCTGTGTTTGCCTCTCTCCCAGGAATCATCTTTATCAAATCCCTCGAAGAACATTCAGGTTACGCCTGTGCCCCTTATTTTCCACTAGGATGGAAGAATTTCCATACAGTTATGAGGAGCATCTTGGGGCTGGTGCTGCCACTGCTTGTCATGATCGTCTGCTACTCGGGAATCCTGAAAACCCTGCTCCGGTGTCGCAACGAGAAGAAGAAGCACAAGGCTGTGCGGCTCATCTTCGTGATCATGATTGTCTACTTTCTCTTCTGGGCTCCCTACAACATCGTCCTTCTCCTGAGCACCTTCCAGGAATTCTTCGGCCTGAGTAACTGTAAGAGCAGCAGTCAGCTGGACCAAGCCATGCAGGTGACAGAGACCCTGGGGCTGACCCACTGCTGCATCAACCCCATCATCTATGCCTTTGTTGGGGAGAAGTTCAGGAG CCTTTATCACAGTTCTGCCTGTGGGATTGCCCCACCCCAAAAGCCGGTTTGTAGAGGTCCAGGAGAGTAG
- the CCR2 gene encoding C-C chemokine receptor type 2 isoform X1 — translation MDGNDTFSHNVLPTSHSLFTTNVKGSDEEPTTSYDYDYSEPCRKTSVGQIEAQLLPPLYSLVFIFGFVGNLLVVLILINCKKLKSMTDIYLLNLAISDLLFLLTIPFWAHYAADQWVFGDVMCKFFTGLYHIGYFGGIFFIILLTIDRYLAIVHAVFALKARTVTFGVVTSGVTWVVAVFASLPGIIFIKSLEEHSGYACAPYFPLGWKNFHTVMRSILGLVLPLLVMIVCYSGILKTLLRCRNEKKKHKAVRLIFVIMIVYFLFWAPYNIVLLLSTFQEFFGLSNCKSSSQLDQAMQVTETLGLTHCCINPIIYAFVGEKFRRYLYTFFRKHIAKHLCKQCPVFYGETGDRVSSTYTHSTGEQEVSAAL, via the coding sequence ATGGACGGCAATGATACGTTCAGCCACAATGTGCTTCccacatctcattctctgtttacAACAAATGTCAAGGGGAGTGATGAAGAACCCACCACCAGTTATGACTATGATTACAGTGAACCCTGCCGAAAGACCAGCGTGGGACAAATCGAAGCACAGCTCCTGCCCCCACTCTACTCTCTGGTGTTCATCTTTGGTTTTGTGGGCAACTTGCTGGTTGTCCTCATCCTAATCAACTGCAAAAAGCTGAAGAGCATGACTGACATCTACCTGCTTAACTTGGCCATCTCTGACCTACTGTTCCTCCTCACCATCCCATTCTGGGCTCACTATGCTGCAGACCAGTGGGTCTTTGGGGATGTAATGTGCAAATTTTTCACAGGGCTGTATCACATTGGTTATTTTGGTGGAATCTTCTTCATCATCCTCTTGACAATCGATAGGTACCTGGCTATCGTCCATGCTGTGTTTGCTTTAAAAGCCAGAACAGTCACCTTTGGGGTGGTGACAAGTGGGGTCACCTGGGTGGTGGCTGTGTTTGCCTCTCTCCCAGGAATCATCTTTATCAAATCCCTCGAAGAACATTCAGGTTACGCCTGTGCCCCTTATTTTCCACTAGGATGGAAGAATTTCCATACAGTTATGAGGAGCATCTTGGGGCTGGTGCTGCCACTGCTTGTCATGATCGTCTGCTACTCGGGAATCCTGAAAACCCTGCTCCGGTGTCGCAACGAGAAGAAGAAGCACAAGGCTGTGCGGCTCATCTTCGTGATCATGATTGTCTACTTTCTCTTCTGGGCTCCCTACAACATCGTCCTTCTCCTGAGCACCTTCCAGGAATTCTTCGGCCTGAGTAACTGTAAGAGCAGCAGTCAGCTGGACCAAGCCATGCAGGTGACAGAGACCCTGGGGCTGACCCACTGCTGCATCAACCCCATCATCTATGCCTTTGTTGGGGAGAAGTTCAGGAGGTATCTCTACACGTTCTTCCGAAAGCATATTGCCAAACACCTATGCAAACAATGCCCAGTTTTCTATGGGGAGACAGGAGATCGAGTGAGTTCAACATACACCCATTCCACTGGGGAACAGGAAGTCTCAGCCGCTTTGTAG
- the LOC122425045 gene encoding C-C chemokine receptor type 5, translated as MRISPESSKMDYQTSTPTYDIDYGMSEPCQKINVRQIAARLLPPLYSLVFIFGFVGNMLVFLILINCKKLKSMTDIYLLNLAISDLLFIITVPFWAHYAADQWVFGNTMCQLFTGFYFIGYFGGIFFIILLTIDRYLAIVHAVFALKARTVTFGAVTSGVTWVVAVFASLPGIIFTKSQKEGSRHTCSPHFPSSQYHFWKNFQTLKIVILGLVLPLLVMIVCYSGILKTLLRCRNEKKKHKAVRLIFVIMIVYFLFWAPYNIVLLLSTFQEFFGLNNCSGSNRLDQAMQVTETLGMTHCCINPIIYAFVGEKFRNYLLRFFQKYIVSRFCKSCPVFQGEAPERASSVYTRSTGEQEISVGL; from the exons ATGAGAATCTCTCCCG AGTCAAGCAAAATGGATTATCAAACATCAACTCCCACCTATGACATTGATTACGGGATGTCAGAGCCATGCCAAAAAATCAATGTGAGGCAAATTGCAGCCCGGCTCCTGCCCCCACTCTACTCGCTGGTATTCATCTTTGGTTTTGTGGGTAACATGCTGGTTTTCCTCATCCTGATAAACTGCAAAAAACTGAAGAGCATGACTGACATCTATCTGCTCAACTTGGCCATCTCTGACCTACTTTTCATCATCACTGTCCCATTCTGGGCTCACTATGCTGCAGACCAGTGGGTCTTTGGAAATACAATGTGCCAGCTATTCACAGGGTTCTATTTCATTGGTTATTTTGGTGGAATCTTCTTCATCATCCTCTTGACAATTGATAGGTACCTGGCTATCGTCCATGCTGTGTTTGCTTTAAAAGCCAGAACAGTCACCTTTGGGGCGGTGACAAGTGGGGTCACCTGGGTGGTGGCTGTGTTTGCCTCTCTCCCAGGAATTATCTTTACTAAATCCCAAAAAGAAGGCTCTCGTCATACGTGCAGCCCACATTTCCCATCCAGTCAGTATCACTTCTGGAAGAATTTCCAAACTTTAAAGATAGTCATCTTGGGGCTGGTGCTGCCACTGCTTGTCATGATCGTCTGCTACTCGGGAATCCTGAAAACCCTGCTCCGGTGTCGCAATGAGAAGAAGAAGCATAAGGCTGTGCGGCTCATCTTCGTGATCATGATTGTCTACTTTCTCTTCTGGGCTCCCTACAACATCGTCCTTCTCCTGAGCACCTTCCAGGAATTCTTTGGCTTGAATAACTGCAGTGGCTCTAACAGGCTGGACCAAGCCATGCAGGTGACAGAGACCCTGGGGATGACGCACTGCTGCATCAACCCCATCATCTATGCCTTCGTGGGGGAGAAATTCCGAAACTATCTCTTACGGTTCTTCCAAAAGTACATCGTCAGCCGCTTCTGCAAAAGCTGTCCAGTGTTCCAGGGAGAGGCTCCAGAGCGAGCAAGCTCCGTTTATACACGATCCACGGGAGAACAGGAAATCTCTGTTGGCTTGTGA